In one window of Shewanella goraebulensis DNA:
- a CDS encoding 3'-5' exonuclease has product MNELWLKTRLYFDTFGQKDQLSEYQLHCLSVIDKPIIKAPLMAIDLEMTGLNPLQDQIISIGIVPIEPGLIPLSIPLSKAQQVMINIDGSVGQSAAVHGIIDNHLSNALSLEQAMEWFIEQTKGHILVAHHAPMDIGFLQSHLLKSHNRAIKLPYIDTLALEKQRLLRQHDVLKEGSLRLDACRQRYGLPTYSGHDALIDALACAELLVAQLNSVGDINKLSVSEFISI; this is encoded by the coding sequence GTGAATGAACTCTGGCTCAAAACGCGGCTTTATTTTGACACTTTCGGTCAAAAAGATCAGTTGTCTGAATATCAGCTACATTGTTTAAGTGTGATTGATAAACCCATCATCAAAGCTCCTTTAATGGCTATTGATTTAGAAATGACGGGCTTAAATCCACTTCAAGACCAAATTATTAGTATTGGTATCGTTCCTATTGAACCAGGTCTAATTCCTTTATCAATTCCGCTTTCAAAAGCGCAGCAGGTAATGATAAATATCGATGGTAGTGTCGGTCAAAGTGCGGCGGTGCATGGCATTATTGATAATCACTTATCGAATGCTCTTAGCTTAGAGCAAGCTATGGAATGGTTTATTGAACAAACAAAAGGACATATATTGGTTGCACATCATGCGCCAATGGATATCGGTTTTTTACAATCTCATTTATTAAAAAGTCATAATAGAGCTATTAAACTTCCTTATATTGATACCTTAGCACTAGAAAAGCAGCGATTGCTTCGCCAACATGATGTGTTAAAAGAGGGGAGTTTACGCCTAGATGCATGCAGGCAGCGATATGGTTTACCTACGTATTCTGGGCATGATGCTTTAATTGATGCATTAGCCTGCGCAGAGTTACTTGTCGCGCAACTCAATTCTGTTGGCGATATTAACAAATTGTCAGTGTCAGAGTTTATTTCAATTTAA
- a CDS encoding ketoacyl-ACP synthase III: MQYAHITGWGKCVPPATLTNDDLATFMETSDEWIKTRTGISERHISHVNTSELATVAAKNALLAAGIDGSELDLIILATASPDTLIPNIASTVQANVGATCGAFDINAACSGFLYALGMGSSMIKSGQNKKILVIGAERLSFYLDWSRRETAVLFGDGAGAVVIEASNEPGGVLGYELNNDPAARDILYSGFGTQMDRFDSSSLDFYINLNGQEVFKRAIHGMGGLSTKVLANCEMTKEEVDLVIPHQANERIIDTLISRMKIPKEKAFVNIANYGNTSAATIPIAICDALDQGRITADQTILSCAFGAGLTSAALLLKWGQRTQPINPPTAELPPCEVSALELIKPAVDFFCNKKNKLG, from the coding sequence ATGCAGTATGCTCATATTACCGGTTGGGGAAAATGTGTCCCACCAGCAACATTGACCAATGATGACCTAGCCACATTTATGGAAACGTCTGATGAGTGGATTAAAACTCGTACAGGCATTAGCGAAAGACATATCAGTCATGTGAATACATCTGAGCTTGCGACAGTAGCTGCAAAAAACGCACTACTAGCAGCAGGTATTGATGGAAGCGAATTAGATTTAATCATTTTAGCAACAGCGAGCCCTGATACGCTGATTCCAAATATAGCATCAACAGTTCAAGCGAATGTGGGCGCTACCTGTGGCGCATTTGATATCAACGCTGCATGCAGTGGATTTTTATATGCTTTAGGCATGGGTAGCTCAATGATTAAGAGCGGCCAAAATAAAAAGATATTAGTAATAGGTGCAGAGCGCTTATCTTTCTACCTAGACTGGTCACGTCGTGAAACCGCAGTGCTATTCGGAGATGGCGCTGGTGCTGTTGTTATTGAAGCCAGCAACGAACCTGGTGGTGTATTAGGTTATGAATTAAACAATGATCCTGCTGCTCGTGATATTTTATATTCAGGTTTTGGTACCCAGATGGATCGTTTTGATTCTTCATCTTTAGATTTCTATATTAATCTAAATGGACAAGAAGTCTTTAAGCGTGCAATCCATGGCATGGGGGGCTTAAGTACTAAGGTGCTTGCTAATTGTGAGATGACTAAGGAAGAAGTTGATCTTGTTATCCCTCATCAAGCCAATGAACGTATTATTGATACGTTAATCAGCCGAATGAAAATCCCGAAAGAAAAAGCATTCGTGAATATTGCAAACTACGGTAACACCTCAGCTGCAACCATTCCTATCGCAATTTGTGATGCGTTAGATCAAGGCCGAATAACTGCTGACCAAACGATTTTATCTTGTGCTTTTGGCGCAGGACTGACTTCTGCAGCGTTATTACTGAAATGGGGGCAGCGTACTCAACCAATTAATCCTCCAACAGCTGAACTACCACCGTGTGAGGTCTCAGCCTTAGAGTTGATTAAACCGGCGGTTGACTTTTTCTGTAATAAAAAAAATAAACTGGGTTAA
- a CDS encoding GntR family transcriptional regulator — MSQIQPIIHKTRTQAVVEVLRERILSGYIEAGEPLRQSAIAEQLNVSRIPVREALVQLEAEGLVKFEAHKGATATELSVEQVTELFELRAMIETDLLAKAIPNLREEDFNKADAVLAKLESALKLQDSVATWSELNTQFHTCLYEAANKPHTLEVVHGLNNNCDRYIRLQLLLTGGIPTAEREHRKLFELCKNKDIDKATQLLREHILHAAKAIKKLVIQQIK; from the coding sequence ATGAGTCAAATACAACCAATAATTCATAAAACACGAACCCAAGCAGTTGTTGAAGTGCTTAGAGAGCGTATTTTGTCTGGCTATATAGAAGCAGGCGAACCTCTAAGACAGTCTGCAATTGCTGAACAGCTCAATGTAAGTCGTATTCCAGTACGCGAGGCGTTAGTTCAACTTGAAGCGGAAGGCTTAGTTAAGTTTGAAGCGCATAAAGGCGCTACTGCGACTGAACTTTCTGTAGAACAAGTCACAGAATTATTTGAATTAAGGGCTATGATTGAGACTGATTTACTCGCAAAAGCAATTCCCAATTTGCGAGAAGAAGATTTCAATAAGGCTGATGCAGTTCTAGCTAAATTAGAGTCGGCATTAAAGTTACAAGACTCCGTCGCAACATGGAGCGAACTCAATACTCAGTTTCATACCTGTTTATACGAAGCCGCAAACAAACCACATACACTCGAAGTTGTCCATGGACTGAATAACAACTGTGATCGCTATATTCGCTTACAGCTATTGTTAACAGGTGGTATTCCCACCGCTGAGCGAGAACATCGCAAACTATTCGAGTTATGTAAAAACAAAGATATCGATAAAGCGACGCAGCTTTTACGCGAGCATATTCTACATGCCGCAAAAGCAATTAAAAAATTGGTGATTCAGCAAATTAAATAA
- the gmhB gene encoding D-glycero-beta-D-manno-heptose 1,7-bisphosphate 7-phosphatase: protein MNKAVFLDRDGVINVDKGYVHLVDDFEYIEGVFEACLAFKEMGYKIVVVTNQSGIARGMYSEDDFHHLTEWMDWNFADKGVELDGIYYCPHHPVNGLGEYKQDCDCRKPKPGMMLDAAAFLKIDMANSIMVGDKADDIRAAKAAGINTAILVRSGKVVDEAGLELATTAVNSIADVPAYIKQL, encoded by the coding sequence GTGAATAAAGCCGTTTTTTTAGATCGTGACGGAGTCATTAATGTTGATAAGGGCTATGTGCACCTTGTGGATGACTTTGAATATATCGAAGGGGTTTTCGAAGCTTGTTTAGCATTTAAAGAGATGGGTTATAAAATTGTAGTCGTGACAAATCAGTCAGGTATTGCTCGTGGCATGTATTCAGAAGACGATTTTCATCATTTAACGGAGTGGATGGACTGGAACTTTGCAGATAAAGGTGTCGAGTTAGATGGTATCTATTACTGTCCGCATCACCCTGTAAATGGTTTAGGCGAATATAAGCAGGATTGCGATTGTCGTAAGCCTAAACCTGGAATGATGCTAGATGCTGCCGCGTTCCTTAAAATAGATATGGCTAACTCTATAATGGTGGGTGATAAAGCTGATGATATTCGTGCAGCTAAAGCTGCGGGTATTAACACTGCAATATTAGTTCGCAGTGGCAAAGTGGTCGATGAGGCAGGTTTAGAGCTTGCTACGACAGCCGTAAATAGTATTGCTGATGTACCAGCTTATATTAAACAACTATAA